CTGTCTTCTTGCTCTCATTCCCAATAGGCTGTTTGCAGCAGCCCTCTGGATTAGGAGTACAGGTGTGCACTTCCAAAAGCCCTTTGGGAAAGGTGCTGAAGGGCTTGTTTCCAATGGGATGAGCGGGTGCTTCGCACCTGGCACTTAACACaatgcagggagagcagcacaaCAATGAGGAGCAGAGGCTGTCAGGGATGGCACTTGGGCTCTACAGGGAGACAGTGGCTTCGAGCAGGAAAATCCAGAGGCCTTTACAATTAGTAGGAGCTGGGACCAGCCCCTTGTAGTGGCAGGATAGTCCTGGCTGACGTAAGGcccaggcagagggagggggaggctgcagggcaggggggggAGTTAAGGCTTTCACAGAGAGAGAGGTTGGACCTGCAGCTCTCTTTACCTGAATCCCAAATAGCCTGAACCGAACGCTTATCCCTGCTTCAACTGGAGACCTGGCAGGTAGCCAGGGGCTGAGGCTGGTCCTGGCCCTGGCacaacacagctctgctggggagcaCAGATAATCCAGCCTGGCTCCCGAGGAACCGGGGCAGCTCAGCCTTGCCTGGGAGTTACTGCCAGTGGAGACAGGGTGGCTCACCCAGTGGTCCCTTTCTGTGCAGTTCTGTCagttttccttaaaagaaaaaactatgAAAAGCATTCCCtcaccaaaaaccccaacccctcTACCTGGGAATTCCTCATGAGGAGATTGTGGTAACCTGGAtcacagtgctgcttttttctctatttttttttttttttctttcttctttttttcttactgccAGATTTCATTCCAAAACATGTGAGAACTCTTCTAAACAAAATGCTTAAAACACCAGCATTGCACAATAAAATAGAACCAGAAGGTAGTTACTGAAACAGCCCCAGACAAGGATCCAAGGTTAAAAGAAGCAAACAGCTACAGAGTACTCAGCAACTAGAAGCAGGCTTTCCTTAGGATTTAAAAGTCCCAAAATAGCCAAGAAACTTTTTGTTCAAAAAGCCCCACCTAAGCAGCTGTGTGCTAACTGCAGGACTTCCAGGTTTTTCATAAAACATCAGAGATTCAAAACAGGTAGAGAAGGTCTTCAACCACACAGAACAGGAATGGCCTTGGAATTTATCAGTGAACATTTAAAAACTGCTAAATCTCAAGTATTGCTTGCAAGCCCTACCTAATGGAATGGATGTGCTTTATTTGTACAGGGGGTGTGagtcctggggagcctgagaGGCAGCAAGAGGGGCCGCCAGGCTGTTTTTACAATATCAAAGCTTTTCAACAGCTTGGACACCATTTTTAGTGTATTTTAGAGTGCACTGGCCTTCTGTCCCTACTCACTGAGTACTGGGAGAACCGCACCTGGGCACatcactgctccctgtgtgccACAACTCCACAGGGATCTCTGCCCAGCATGGAACTCAAGAGGCTGCAGAGAGTCTGAAGACCTCCAGCTTAAGCTCAGCAGGAGCATTCCCTGATGGAATTGCTGCAGGACctggcccagggcagctgctcatGCAGACAACTTGTCGCACACAGCTGGCAAGGTGGGCTCTGATTTACATAATGCTATAgatgtttttttaatctatttttctagtattttttgCAGTGAGATGACAGAGTCTTGCCAGCCACAGGATGGAAAGAGCTCATCTGGGCCACAGATAACCTTGCAGCAAAGAGGAAGGACTGGCATGGAACGGGTATGCTGTTCCCAGCTCTATGGGTCGGGTTTGTGTAGTTTAgtggtttatttcttttggtGTGAGAAATGCAAACCTGCCCTACATGACTCCTGCAGCTGGCCTCTGCTTACAACAGAGAAATATGAAGGAAATGAACTTGTAAGCAGAAGCAGCTTGTTAATAAGCAAGAAACGTAAGGAGTGTGTTGTGTTCTGAGCTGGCTTCAGAGCCTATTCCTCAGGCTTGGAGTCAAAACAGCCTccccccagctcagagcagctgcagtgggtGCAGCTAGGGGAGAGGCAGGGCCTCAGCAAGGAGAGGATCCCTGTCCAGCCCCACTGTCTCTGTAACTCCGAGGTTCCTCCATGGCCCTTTCCTGGGAGCCAGCCTGCGATGGGCAGTttgcagcaggatggagctgcaggcacAGTCCATCGTGCACAGCCCATCATAGACAGTACTGTGGGCATGGGGAGAAGCAGCCAGTGTCATGTCTGGAAGGGAAaacttccctccctgccccaacAGCATCTGAGTCAGCCCTGCCCGGCCTCTGGCAACACCCGTGTGCCAACAGCCTGCCCTGTCCTCCCAGGTGGCTCAAAACTACATGAAAATCTATAGCTCTACTACATAAAAACAGTGAGTGGGGGCCAGGGGAGGGCTAAGGGGGGCTTGCTTTGCTCACTGGGGCAGGGTTGGGGAGTTTTTTACCgtcactgaaaaaataaaacagtccACTGTCCAGCAGAGGCTGCTTAGACTCTATCCCTCGTCCCCCCCACAGCTCACTCGACGTGCACCTCTGTCTCGGGCCtctgcagacacagctctgtGGGGAGGAAGGCTCCCTGCCCCAGCGCCGTGGCATAAGTTCTGCTGTGCACGTGGGGGAAGCCAGGGGGCACGAagccccctgctccagcatagCCCCCTCTTTGGTGCTGAGGCAGGGTATGGTAATCCTCCAGATTATCGTACTGGGACACCACAGTCATCGTGCTTTGGCGCTTGCCCAGGGTTTGGTACGGGTACAGCAGGGCAGAGTCCCTCTCCATGGGCTCGGGGTGCTCCCGCATCCGGAGGCTGTGGCTCCGCTCGGGCTTGGGTGGCGGCGCCACGGGAGGGGCGGCGGCGTGTTCCTCCTCCTTGTAGCAGTCTCTGGAGTGCTTCTCCATGGACGCTCTGCCTCGGGGCCTCTCCAGGTCCggcctgtcctctgccagcctCCCCTCCTTGTGGTTCAGCCTCAGGGTCTCCTGGCTGGCTGGGATGTACTTGCTGCCTGAGTGCTGGTAGCCTATGGGCTCGGAGGGCTCCGGGCCACCCTTGGGCCTGTACTCGGGGTAGGGGGGCCCGTTTTTGGGTTCGGAAGGTTGCCTATGGTTGGCTTCTTGCTGCAAATACGTCCTgtgctcactgctgctgccacctggCTCATGCATCTTCCTGTTCCTgatgctgctctgcttctgggGCAAGGACGGCTTCTCGGGCTGCCCGTTCCCATAGCCCCCGCCGTGATAGAGGGCTCGGTCCAGCTCAGGCTCGGCGTGCTGCCCATAGTAACGCTCGTCCCCTTCGGGCGTGGCTGCCTTGGCTGGGTAcctgccctccttcccttctgccACCGTGAGCAGGCCACTCTTCCCAGGATCTGATTTGCTGCGCAGGTGGATGGCATCCAGGCCCCCCAGCTCGTCCTGCAGCAGCGGGGCCACGTTGTCGTACTGGGACATGAGGGGCCCTTTGACCTTCTGGCGCGTGCGGCTCTCCCGGCGGATGGACTGCATGCGGTACTTCTCCATGTCCTCCAGGTCCCAGGACATGTACGTGTGCTTGATGTCCGGGGCGGGGGGCACATCCCTGCTCACGAAGCTGTGCTCTTTGCCCAGGTGGTTGACGAGCCCTGCCCGGGGGTAGGCGGCCAGGCTGGGGTAGCGGTACAGCCCCTTGCCCTGCAGCCGGGACACATAGGGGCTGAACTCGCGGCCGGGCAGGCCGTGGAAGGGCCGGACCCGCACGGTGCTGTAGGGATCGAGGTCGTAGAAACTTCCATCGGCTGCAGCATAGTAGGGGGAGCCGGAGGAGCTGGAGTAGGGACTGTAGCGATAATGGACCCGCCCATTCTCAAAGTAAGGCTGGAGCTGCGTGACGTGGTAGTCGGAGTGGGGCTGATACGGCTTGTATTGGTAGAGGGGCCGCGGGCAGTACATGGGCTCGTCGTCCGGGGGCACCTCCGTGCGGGAAATGGGCACGGAGCggatggcggcggcggcagctgggctgggcacatgCAGTGACTGCACCCTGCGGATGGTGGGGTATGGGGGGGCCTCCTCGGCATAGCCGCTGCCCCGGAGCCCCGTGGGGCTCACGGAGGACACAAAGTCGGTGCGGCTGCGGGGCTTGGGGTGCAGGCCCGTGGCAGAACCCTTGCCCTGCGTGCCGTAGGAGCCATAGCGTGCACCTGTGGTGACGGGTGGCTCCGGACGGGGCGGGTAGGGCTGGTGCTGCTCGGCCTTGCTGTGGTAGCCGTGGGCAGGGACGCTCTCAGGCCGGTATTGGTGCTTGGTGTGCAGGTAGCCATCAGGCCCCACGGGCTCGGGGAGGCTCTCCGTCTTGGGGTGCGGCACATACACCGGCTGCAGGGACGAGTGCTTGGGAGgtggcggcggtggcggcggcagcagcgcttCCTCCACGGAGGACGCCAGCATGGAGGAGGCCAGGAAGGAGTGGTAGTTGGAGTTGTTGATGGTGTCCGTGTTGTTGGAGTGCATGGCTGCGGCTATCTTGCTCTCCAGCGTCCTCACGGGCGGCACGGGTGGGGTGAAGCTGTAGGAGGAGGGGGCAGGGACTGACTCAGAGCGCAGGTGCAGCGGGGGAGCCCTCGTGCTCTCCCGAGGCTTTTCCAAGTGGCTCTGGTGGCCCACGGGCACGGAAGAGGAGCCACGGGCACTGGAACTGCTCTCGGAGACAAAGCCAGGCGTGGGCTCCGGAGGCTTTTCAGGTGTAGCTATGGTCCACATCTGCAGGGAAGAAACCAGACAAAGTTAGGGACAAGCagctttttccctgctgttctaTAGTTAGAACATCCCAGACATTTGTATGGATCAGCTTCATTCCAGCATGTCTGTGCCAGGTTTCTGTTTGCTGGGGAATGACAGACGTGTAGGTTCCCTCTCTCAGCACGGGCAGGCATGATGCCACTGGCAGTTTTTTGGGACCCATCACAATTTGCGTGTTCTGCAAATGCCAAAccagaggaaggggaggaggtggcTGTCTCCTCACACGGTACCCTCAGTGTTTCATTAGGTGGTCTGCTTTTAAATGTCTGATGTTAATGAAAATGTTCCTGGATTTAACCTCCTCAGGCCCCAGTGAGCAGATCGAGAACTACAGTGAAGTAGAAATTCCTGCCTTAAATGTAGCTGTGGGGCTTAGGatgggctgcagccaggcatgTTTCATGGGCTGGAGGGTGTGGATTTCTGATGGAAATGTTTCAATCCTACACAAGCAATCTGACCTGCTTTGtttaacagaatcacagaatcacttgagtttggaaaaggcctctgagaCCATCAAGTCCTACCCAAGACCGATCCCCcccttgtcaccagcccagagcactaagtgccatgtccacttgctccttggacacctccagtgatggggactccaccagctccctgggcaTCCCCTTCCAGCAcctaatcaccctttctgtgaagaaattcttcctgttgtccaacctgaacctctcctggtgcagtTTAAGACTGTGtcttctcatcctgtcactgacTGAACACGAGCCTAACCAGGATGCTGGAAGAGGACCTTGTCAGAAGATGCAAAAATTCTTGTTTCTGAGCATTCTGAACTATCAATCCCTCTGTTAGCTATCCCTGCAGgtacttttttccttaaaaccaAGGAGAGTGGGTATTCTGGGATGCTCCCTTaggaaagcagcacaggagTTCCTGCAAGGCTGTGTCTGTGTTATACCCACGACACTCCCGGTTTCCTGCAAATCCCTCCCTGTTGCCATTTGGATTTGGAGTGACATCCCCAGTGCTCAGCATTtcagaggagctgtgcagggagcagcacgTACCTGCCCGGAGCCGCTGGGTGCTTTGGCCGCTGGCACCTGTCCCACGGCTGCCTGGTGCTCCTGCCTCTGTGCCGGGGCTGTGGCCGCGCGCGGCGCGGGCGGGACGGCGGCATCTGCCTGgggggcagccccgggcgggGCGCAGGGCTCGGCTGCCGCGCCCGGGAGGGCGCTCAGGTACGGCACCGCGGCCGGGGCGCCCTTGTCCCCAGCGGCACCCACGGAGGGAGACTGCAGCTTGTCCTCGGCCGTGCAGGGAGCGTGCAGCTTGTCCCCAGCCAGGCCCGCACGCAGGTGGAGCTGTTCCACAGCCAGCTCCGTGCCGGGCAGATCCCGCTCCGGCAGCGTCCCCGGGCCGTGGAGGGCCGTGTGCTCCCAGTCCCCTACATGGGCCGGGAAGGACTCcttgtccccagctctgcagacgTGGAAGCTGGACTGCTCCTGCtccacatccctgctgccaggcgTGTCCCCGGGCATGCCCATGTCGAGAGGTGGGGGCTCTTGGCCTCCAGGTGCGCCGGGCGGGTGGTTCTGCTCCCCAGCCGTGCCTTGGCAGTCCTGCTCTAAAGGTGCCCCGGGCTGGAAGTGCAGGCGGTTCTCGGGCAGAGCAGTGAACAGGTGCAGCTTGTCGGGAGCGCCCGCAGAGAGATGGAGCTTTTCTAGAGCTGTGCCAGCTTCAGCCTCTCCATAATTTGTGCTTTCAGCATGAGCATCTCCTGGCCTTTTGTGGGACTGGGCGGATGCTTGCTGTGCGGACTCGGCTAACGCTAGGGCCAGCATGCGCGCTGCGTTTttcggaggaggaggagggataaGAGACACAGAACTGACGGGAACAGGATCCTGGGGGGAGTCGAGGGCAACTGCTCCTAATGGGGGGAAAATTGAGAGAGAGAGTGATTTTATGTTACCCAATAAGGAGAGTGACCTTAACGACtattataaaaaaatagatGCTCTCCACACTTTCACAGTGGCAGTTCCTTCTGATGTGAAACACTTGTGTCTCACAGGCAAACGCTGCTCGACAGCACAGCAGTTCatgacaaagaggaaaaaacccaagagatTGTCTAAAGGTTCCTCTTGCATTTCTAGAGGTAGGAAGGAGGTAGCAGAGAATGAGATACCCTTACACAATTTTGATCATAAGGTTTTAGGCGGAAAGGTCCCTTCTTCGAGTGTTGgcagatttttaattaaaaaaaggaaaagtcttAGATGGTCTATTGGTTGAAATGATTGAGAAGGACATGCTAGAGATTTTCACATATGagaggatggggaaaaaaaaagcggAATATAAAGCATTATGGAAATTATCCGAGATTTGTGTGATGTAGGGAGAAGGCAGAGGTTAAGACTTTACTGATCTGCACAGCCCTGTAAGACACTCGTGACCAGAACTGATGGGCAATCCCCTCTCCTAAAGGCACGCAGAGGAGGACGGTTCTGAGAGCAGCTCCCCTTTGGAACTTAAAGAAAGAATGGAGGAAAATGCACTGTACCTGGCTGGGTGTGTCCACTGGGTACAGTCTTATTCTGACTGCTTGGCATGGCTTTCTCCCCTTCTTCTGGCAACTCTGCTTTGCAAGCAGCCACTagctggggatgctgcagctcttggtgggctccttcccctgttccTGTTTCACTGTTTTTCAGGGGCAAGGACATCTGGGTTGGGGACCTGTTTGTGATCTCAGTGATGCCAATCTCTTTGCTCCAGCTGGAAGCGGAGGAGTTCCTGGATGTGGTGGGCACTCCTCCCATGGCCTCTGGCACACGGCTGGGTAGCACAAAGGAGGTGGGTTCTGTGCTCAGTGGTGGAGATTTGATGGGCTTTCGGGCTGTCTTGGGCGAGAAGCTGAGGGGTTTGCAGGCCTGCTCTTCCGTGGGGCTCAGGTCCAGTGTAAAGAAGGGACTCATCTTCTCCTGGAAAGGGGACACTGGCTCAGAGctggtggcactgcctggggtgtGGGACTGGCTGCCTGATTCTAAATCCTTCTTGAGCAGGCTTGTCTTCTCCTTATTGATACTGATGGCCTccagcagggaggtgctgctgtcCAGGCACTCGGACTCTGCCTGGGGGGGGCTGCACTGAAAGGACATGGGGTCGAAGTCCAGGCTGGCGACGCCAATGTCCGGCGGGCTGAGGTCCACGTCCTCTGAGGAGCGCGGAGAGATGAGGGCAGGGACATGGATGAGCCCCTCGTCCCCGTCGCTGTCGTCATGGGGGAGGTTGTCGTAGGAGTTGCAGCGGTTCATGTTCCCCAGGAGCTCCCCATTGAAGGAGGCAGAGAGGGCATCGCTGCTGGACCTCGGCCTTCTGGGCCGGAACAGTTTGGATTCACCTGGAAGTGAGGAGACACCGTGAGTCAGTGACAAGACCTCCTATGCAGGAGGCCAGGCCCAGTCACGGGGGGCAGTTAGAGCAATCCCAAGGCAGCGAGAAGCTCCCCTGGTGATCTCTGCACACAAAGTAACATCGTTGGCAGTGACTGCTTATTCCATTTGCTTAAACTGTGTTACAACACTTGCCAGGCATGATTTAGTGTGAAACTAAGCTGTGTGCACAAGCAAAGACACTTTAAATGTGCTGAAGGCCTTTCTCAGAGAGCCCTTTCCTTCACAGTGCTGTCCTGTCAACCTTGAAATAGCAAGGGGAGGAGCCAAGGAATGAATGTAAGCAGCGCCAGCTACACCAGAGCAAGAGGTTCGCTTTTTTTGAccttaaaagcaggaaaagccttGAGAGCATTTCTGTCAGACCCATCTGTGCTGAGAGCAGAAAGCTGCTTCATCAGTTAGCAAATTCAGCTTCCCCTGGAGGGGTGAAAACCTGTCCTGCTGAATATCTACAGA
This portion of the Vidua macroura isolate BioBank_ID:100142 chromosome 22, ASM2450914v1, whole genome shotgun sequence genome encodes:
- the ARHGAP32 gene encoding rho GTPase-activating protein 32 isoform X3, with protein sequence MKSRPTKQKLKQRGILKERVFGCDLGEHLLNSGHDVPQVLKSCTEFIEKHGIVDGIYRLSGIASNIQKLRHEFDSEQIPDLTKDIYIQDIHCVGSLCKLYFRELPNPLLTYQLYEKFSDAVSAATDEERLVKIHDVIQQLPPPHYRTLEFLMRHLARLADYCSITNMHTKNLAIVWAPNLLRSKQIESACFSGTAAFMEVRIQSVVVEFILNHVDVLFSSKLSSVIRDGAGHSSLSRPKSLLVSSPSTKLLTLEEAQARTQAQINSPIVADSKYIEVGEGPAALQGKFHTVIDFPSERKRPPSKMKKSPVGSWRSFFNLGKSSSVSKRKLQRNPSEPSEMKAIALAGGRGDSGTLRSAKSEESLTSLHAVDGESKLFRPRRPRSSSDALSASFNGELLGNMNRCNSYDNLPHDDSDGDEGLIHVPALISPRSSEDVDLSPPDIGVASLDFDPMSFQCSPPQAESECLDSSTSLLEAISINKEKTSLLKKDLESGSQSHTPGSATSSEPVSPFQEKMSPFFTLDLSPTEEQACKPLSFSPKTARKPIKSPPLSTEPTSFVLPSRVPEAMGGVPTTSRNSSASSWSKEIGITEITNRSPTQMSLPLKNSETGTGEGAHQELQHPQLVAACKAELPEEGEKAMPSSQNKTVPSGHTQPGAVALDSPQDPVPVSSVSLIPPPPPKNAARMLALALAESAQQASAQSHKRPGDAHAESTNYGEAEAGTALEKLHLSAGAPDKLHLFTALPENRLHFQPGAPLEQDCQGTAGEQNHPPGAPGGQEPPPLDMGMPGDTPGSRDVEQEQSSFHVCRAGDKESFPAHVGDWEHTALHGPGTLPERDLPGTELAVEQLHLRAGLAGDKLHAPCTAEDKLQSPSVGAAGDKGAPAAVPYLSALPGAAAEPCAPPGAAPQADAAVPPAPRAATAPAQRQEHQAAVGQVPAAKAPSGSGQMWTIATPEKPPEPTPGFVSESSSSARGSSSVPVGHQSHLEKPRESTRAPPLHLRSESVPAPSSYSFTPPVPPVRTLESKIAAAMHSNNTDTINNSNYHSFLASSMLASSVEEALLPPPPPPPPKHSSLQPVYVPHPKTESLPEPVGPDGYLHTKHQYRPESVPAHGYHSKAEQHQPYPPRPEPPVTTGARYGSYGTQGKGSATGLHPKPRSRTDFVSSVSPTGLRGSGYAEEAPPYPTIRRVQSLHVPSPAAAAAIRSVPISRTEVPPDDEPMYCPRPLYQYKPYQPHSDYHVTQLQPYFENGRVHYRYSPYSSSSGSPYYAAADGSFYDLDPYSTVRVRPFHGLPGREFSPYVSRLQGKGLYRYPSLAAYPRAGLVNHLGKEHSFVSRDVPPAPDIKHTYMSWDLEDMEKYRMQSIRRESRTRQKVKGPLMSQYDNVAPLLQDELGGLDAIHLRSKSDPGKSGLLTVAEGKEGRYPAKAATPEGDERYYGQHAEPELDRALYHGGGYGNGQPEKPSLPQKQSSIRNRKMHEPGGSSSEHRTYLQQEANHRQPSEPKNGPPYPEYRPKGGPEPSEPIGYQHSGSKYIPASQETLRLNHKEGRLAEDRPDLERPRGRASMEKHSRDCYKEEEHAAAPPVAPPPKPERSHSLRMREHPEPMERDSALLYPYQTLGKRQSTMTVVSQYDNLEDYHTLPQHQRGGYAGAGGFVPPGFPHVHSRTYATALGQGAFLPTELCLQRPETEVHVE
- the ARHGAP32 gene encoding rho GTPase-activating protein 32 isoform X2; translation: MMKSSVHAEEDDFVPELQRSIHPRERPDWEETLSAMARGADIPDIPGELPLRSCGSTASMKVKNVKKLSFTKGHFPKMAECAHFHYENVDFGNIQLSLPEEQNEVTRNGCESKELVYLVQISCQGRSWIVKRSYEDFRVLDKHLHLCIYDRRFSQLAELPRSDALKDSPELVTQMLMAYLARLSNIAGNKINCGPALTWMEIDNKGNHLLVHEESSINVPAIAAAHVIKRYIAQAADELSFEVGDIVSVIDMPPKELTSWWRGKHGFQVGFFPSECVELINDKVPQSVTNSVPKPVSKKHGKLITFLRTFMKSRPTKQKLKQRGILKERVFGCDLGEHLLNSGHDVPQVLKSCTEFIEKHGIVDGIYRLSGIASNIQKLRHEFDSEQIPDLTKDIYIQDIHCVGSLCKLYFRELPNPLLTYQLYEKFSDAVSAATDEERLVKIHDVIQQLPPPHYRTLEFLMRHLARLADYCSITNMHTKNLAIVWAPNLLRSKQIESACFSGTAAFMEVRIQSVVVEFILNHVDVLFSSKLSSVIRDGAGHSSLSRPKSLLVSSPSTKLLTLEEAQARTQAQINSPIVADSKYIEVGEGPAALQGKFHTVIDFPSERKRPPSKMKKSPVGSWRSFFNLGKSSSVSKRKLQRNPSEPSEMKAIALAGGRGDSGTLRSAKSEESLTSLHAVDGESKLFRPRRPRSSSDALSASFNGELLGNMNRCNSYDNLPHDDSDGDEGLIHVPALISPRSSEDVDLSPPDIGVASLDFDPMSFQCSPPQAESECLDSSTSLLEAISINKEKTSLLKKDLESGSQSHTPGSATSSEPVSPFQEKMSPFFTLDLSPTEEQACKPLSFSPKTARKPIKSPPLSTEPTSFVLPSRVPEAMGGVPTTSRNSSASSWSKEIGITEITNRSPTQMSLPLKNSETGTGEGAHQELQHPQLVAACKAELPEEGEKAMPSSQNKTVPSGHTQPGAVALDSPQDPVPVSSVSLIPPPPPKNAARMLALALAESAQQASAQSHKRPGDAHAESTNYGEAEAGTALEKLHLSAGAPDKLHLFTALPENRLHFQPGAPLEQDCQGTAGEQNHPPGAPGGQEPPPLDMGMPGDTPGSRDVEQEQSSFHVCRAGDKESFPAHVGDWEHTALHGPGTLPERDLPGTELAVEQLHLRAGLAGDKLHAPCTAEDKLQSPSVGAAGDKGAPAAVPYLSALPGAAAEPCAPPGAAPQADAAVPPAPRAATAPAQRQEHQAAVGQVPAAKAPSGSGQMWTIATPEKPPEPTPGFVSESSSSARGSSSVPVGHQSHLEKPRESTRAPPLHLRSESVPAPSSYSFTPPVPPVRTLESKIAAAMHSNNTDTINNSNYHSFLASSMLASSVEEALLPPPPPPPPKHSSLQPVYVPHPKTESLPEPVGPDGYLHTKHQYRPESVPAHGYHSKAEQHQPYPPRPEPPVTTGARYGSYGTQGKGSATGLHPKPRSRTDFVSSVSPTGLRGSGYAEEAPPYPTIRRVQSLHVPSPAAAAAIRSVPISRTEVPPDDEPMYCPRPLYQYKPYQPHSDYHVTQLQPYFENGRVHYRYSPYSSSSGSPYYAAADGSFYDLDPYSTVRVRPFHGLPGREFSPYVSRLQGKGLYRYPSLAAYPRAGLVNHLGKEHSFVSRDVPPAPDIKHTYMSWDLEDMEKYRMQSIRRESRTRQKVKGPLMSQYDNVAPLLQDELGGLDAIHLRSKSDPGKSGLLTVAEGKEGRYPAKAATPEGDERYYGQHAEPELDRALYHGGGYGNGQPEKPSLPQKQSSIRNRKMHEPGGSSSEHRTYLQQEANHRQPSEPKNGPPYPEYRPKGGPEPSEPIGYQHSGSKYIPASQETLRLNHKEGRLAEDRPDLERPRGRASMEKHSRDCYKEEEHAAAPPVAPPPKPERSHSLRMREHPEPMERDSALLYPYQTLGKRQSTMTVVSQYDNLEDYHTLPQHQRGGYAGAGGFVPPGFPHVHSRTYATALGQGAFLPTELCLQRPETEVHVE
- the ARHGAP32 gene encoding rho GTPase-activating protein 32 isoform X1, translating into MMKSSVHAEEDDFVPELQRSIHPRERPDWEETLSAMARGADIPDIPGELPLRSCGSTASMKVKNVKKYIPPGLMGCDAFHRLSFTKGHFPKMAECAHFHYENVDFGNIQLSLPEEQNEVTRNGCESKELVYLVQISCQGRSWIVKRSYEDFRVLDKHLHLCIYDRRFSQLAELPRSDALKDSPELVTQMLMAYLARLSNIAGNKINCGPALTWMEIDNKGNHLLVHEESSINVPAIAAAHVIKRYIAQAADELSFEVGDIVSVIDMPPKELTSWWRGKHGFQVGFFPSECVELINDKVPQSVTNSVPKPVSKKHGKLITFLRTFMKSRPTKQKLKQRGILKERVFGCDLGEHLLNSGHDVPQVLKSCTEFIEKHGIVDGIYRLSGIASNIQKLRHEFDSEQIPDLTKDIYIQDIHCVGSLCKLYFRELPNPLLTYQLYEKFSDAVSAATDEERLVKIHDVIQQLPPPHYRTLEFLMRHLARLADYCSITNMHTKNLAIVWAPNLLRSKQIESACFSGTAAFMEVRIQSVVVEFILNHVDVLFSSKLSSVIRDGAGHSSLSRPKSLLVSSPSTKLLTLEEAQARTQAQINSPIVADSKYIEVGEGPAALQGKFHTVIDFPSERKRPPSKMKKSPVGSWRSFFNLGKSSSVSKRKLQRNPSEPSEMKAIALAGGRGDSGTLRSAKSEESLTSLHAVDGESKLFRPRRPRSSSDALSASFNGELLGNMNRCNSYDNLPHDDSDGDEGLIHVPALISPRSSEDVDLSPPDIGVASLDFDPMSFQCSPPQAESECLDSSTSLLEAISINKEKTSLLKKDLESGSQSHTPGSATSSEPVSPFQEKMSPFFTLDLSPTEEQACKPLSFSPKTARKPIKSPPLSTEPTSFVLPSRVPEAMGGVPTTSRNSSASSWSKEIGITEITNRSPTQMSLPLKNSETGTGEGAHQELQHPQLVAACKAELPEEGEKAMPSSQNKTVPSGHTQPGAVALDSPQDPVPVSSVSLIPPPPPKNAARMLALALAESAQQASAQSHKRPGDAHAESTNYGEAEAGTALEKLHLSAGAPDKLHLFTALPENRLHFQPGAPLEQDCQGTAGEQNHPPGAPGGQEPPPLDMGMPGDTPGSRDVEQEQSSFHVCRAGDKESFPAHVGDWEHTALHGPGTLPERDLPGTELAVEQLHLRAGLAGDKLHAPCTAEDKLQSPSVGAAGDKGAPAAVPYLSALPGAAAEPCAPPGAAPQADAAVPPAPRAATAPAQRQEHQAAVGQVPAAKAPSGSGQMWTIATPEKPPEPTPGFVSESSSSARGSSSVPVGHQSHLEKPRESTRAPPLHLRSESVPAPSSYSFTPPVPPVRTLESKIAAAMHSNNTDTINNSNYHSFLASSMLASSVEEALLPPPPPPPPKHSSLQPVYVPHPKTESLPEPVGPDGYLHTKHQYRPESVPAHGYHSKAEQHQPYPPRPEPPVTTGARYGSYGTQGKGSATGLHPKPRSRTDFVSSVSPTGLRGSGYAEEAPPYPTIRRVQSLHVPSPAAAAAIRSVPISRTEVPPDDEPMYCPRPLYQYKPYQPHSDYHVTQLQPYFENGRVHYRYSPYSSSSGSPYYAAADGSFYDLDPYSTVRVRPFHGLPGREFSPYVSRLQGKGLYRYPSLAAYPRAGLVNHLGKEHSFVSRDVPPAPDIKHTYMSWDLEDMEKYRMQSIRRESRTRQKVKGPLMSQYDNVAPLLQDELGGLDAIHLRSKSDPGKSGLLTVAEGKEGRYPAKAATPEGDERYYGQHAEPELDRALYHGGGYGNGQPEKPSLPQKQSSIRNRKMHEPGGSSSEHRTYLQQEANHRQPSEPKNGPPYPEYRPKGGPEPSEPIGYQHSGSKYIPASQETLRLNHKEGRLAEDRPDLERPRGRASMEKHSRDCYKEEEHAAAPPVAPPPKPERSHSLRMREHPEPMERDSALLYPYQTLGKRQSTMTVVSQYDNLEDYHTLPQHQRGGYAGAGGFVPPGFPHVHSRTYATALGQGAFLPTELCLQRPETEVHVE